Proteins from one Listeria innocua genomic window:
- a CDS encoding HD domain-containing protein — protein MNKEEIILSAKNWMHSHFENETTGHDWSHIKRVWKLSKEIQSKEGGDLFTIELAALFHDYSDIKLTTDEQEATKTLINWMETKEIPSELIKKIIRIIQSVSFKKGKNTFKALTIEEKIVQDADRLDAIGAIGIARTFTYGGAHNREIANQNNPKNTTLQHFYDKLLLIKDQLNTETAKTIAKEKQKIMQDFIQALEKELKV, from the coding sequence ATGAATAAAGAAGAAATTATTCTTTCAGCAAAGAATTGGATGCACTCTCATTTTGAAAATGAAACGACCGGCCATGACTGGTCTCATATAAAAAGAGTATGGAAATTAAGTAAAGAAATCCAATCAAAAGAAGGTGGCGACCTGTTCACTATAGAATTAGCCGCTCTATTCCACGATTACTCAGATATTAAACTAACAACCGACGAACAGGAAGCAACTAAAACACTAATCAATTGGATGGAAACCAAAGAAATACCATCAGAACTAATCAAAAAAATCATCCGAATCATCCAATCAGTTTCATTTAAAAAAGGAAAAAATACTTTTAAAGCATTAACAATAGAAGAAAAAATAGTTCAAGACGCAGATCGCTTAGATGCCATCGGAGCAATCGGCATAGCAAGAACCTTCACTTATGGTGGCGCTCATAATCGAGAAATAGCTAACCAGAACAATCCAAAAAACACCACATTACAACACTTTTACGACAAACTTCTCCTTATAAAAGATCAATTAAACACTGAAACAGCCAAAACTATAGCAAAAGAAAAACAAAAAATTATGCAGGATTTTATACAAGCATTAGAAAAAGAATTAAAAGTATAA
- a CDS encoding ABC transporter ATP-binding protein, protein MFAFEHVYLKRENKTILSDINWTVNEKENWAILGLNGSGKTTLLQLLNGYLWPSSGKLQVLGHVFGQTSLPELRKSIGWVSNALDHQLKDYELSEQIVLSGKFASIGMYAKVTDVEVNQAKKLLTNCGGASLIGKAYKILSQGERQIVLIARALMANPKLLILDEPCNGLDLFAKSRLLERIKKIAERPDSPTMLFVTHHTEEILPCFDNIILLRDGEITHHGKTEKLLTEEVLQAFYQKPVELIRIKDGAIAVYPK, encoded by the coding sequence ATGTTTGCATTTGAACATGTTTATTTAAAGCGTGAAAATAAAACTATCTTATCGGATATTAATTGGACCGTTAACGAAAAGGAAAACTGGGCTATTCTTGGGCTAAATGGCTCTGGGAAAACTACTTTGCTGCAGCTTCTAAATGGGTATCTTTGGCCTAGTAGTGGAAAGCTTCAAGTGCTTGGGCATGTTTTTGGACAGACTTCTTTACCTGAATTACGTAAATCAATTGGTTGGGTGAGTAATGCTTTAGATCATCAGCTGAAAGATTACGAGCTAAGTGAGCAAATTGTGCTTAGTGGTAAGTTTGCAAGTATTGGAATGTATGCGAAAGTGACAGATGTTGAGGTAAACCAAGCGAAAAAACTGCTGACTAATTGTGGTGGGGCCTCGCTTATTGGTAAAGCTTATAAAATCTTGTCACAAGGAGAACGACAAATTGTTTTAATTGCTCGTGCTTTGATGGCAAATCCTAAGTTACTGATTTTAGATGAACCTTGTAACGGACTTGATTTATTTGCGAAAAGTCGTTTATTAGAACGGATTAAAAAAATTGCTGAACGTCCTGATTCACCGACAATGCTTTTTGTCACGCATCATACAGAAGAAATTCTCCCCTGCTTTGATAATATCATTTTACTACGTGACGGGGAAATAACTCATCACGGGAAAACAGAAAAACTTTTGACAGAGGAAGTGCTTCAAGCGTTTTATCAAAAGCCTGTCGAGTTAATTCGTATTAAAGATGGTGCGATTGCGGTTTATCCGAAGTAA